From Acidobacteriota bacterium, one genomic window encodes:
- the mazG gene encoding nucleoside triphosphate pyrophosphohydrolase — translation MSKSFDELVSVMARLRAPGGCPWDREQTYASLAQYLIEECYETFDAIQEADATGATHNLTEELGDILLQVVFHSAIGAERGDFTVDDVVKSVTQKLILRHPHVFGEKELKTADDVLNNWDELKRDERAASGKIEKPVESILDDVPVHFPALLEGQKITKKAAKVKFDWENVEQIFDKLDEETAELREAIASGENIEEEIGDLLFVAVNLARKLDIDAETALKKTNRKFRKRFKFIEDELKSAGRTFDESDLAELDALWNQAKFEGNN, via the coding sequence ATGTCCAAATCATTCGACGAACTTGTAAGTGTAATGGCTCGCCTGCGCGCGCCGGGCGGTTGTCCGTGGGATCGCGAGCAAACTTACGCGAGCCTCGCACAGTATCTGATCGAGGAATGCTACGAAACGTTCGACGCGATTCAGGAAGCCGACGCGACCGGCGCGACGCACAATCTTACCGAAGAACTGGGAGATATTCTCTTGCAGGTCGTTTTTCATTCGGCGATCGGTGCGGAACGCGGGGACTTTACCGTGGATGACGTCGTCAAAAGCGTGACGCAGAAACTAATACTCCGGCATCCGCACGTTTTTGGCGAAAAGGAGTTGAAAACGGCGGACGACGTTCTCAATAATTGGGACGAACTGAAAAGGGATGAACGCGCCGCGTCGGGAAAGATCGAAAAGCCGGTTGAATCGATTCTCGACGACGTTCCGGTTCATTTTCCGGCGCTGCTTGAAGGTCAGAAGATCACGAAGAAGGCCGCGAAAGTTAAGTTCGATTGGGAAAACGTCGAGCAGATATTCGACAAACTCGACGAGGAAACCGCCGAACTGCGCGAAGCGATCGCGAGCGGGGAGAATATCGAAGAAGAGATCGGCGACCTGCTTTTCGTGGCCGTCAACCTCGCCCGCAAACTCGACATCGACGCTGAGACGGCATTGAAAAAGACGAACCGGAAGTTTCGCAAGCGGTTCAAATTTATCGAAGACGAACTAAAATCGGCGGGCCGGACGTTTGATGAATCCGACCTCGCCGAACTTGACGCGTTATGGAACCAGGCGAAATTCGAAGGAAATAATTGA
- a CDS encoding MBL fold metallo-hydrolase, giving the protein MKLTFLGTGTSTGVPTIGCECETCLSEDLRDKRLRVSILIEHSGQQILVDTSIDFRQQALRAKIKRLDAVFITHCHVDHVFGLDDIRPFNFRHGAMGVYANEIAWKDLKRIFKYIFEPTHFGGGLPQLIPHTVVHNSTFSFGKDLEVTPLEVIHGKLPVIAYRFNDFAYATDLKTIPSDSLEALRDLDVLVLDCVRFKPHSTHLCLEEALAYIEDLKPKRAFLTHLNHDVLHARDARLLPDNVEFAYDELVIE; this is encoded by the coding sequence ATGAAGCTTACCTTCCTGGGAACTGGAACCTCAACGGGCGTGCCGACCATCGGGTGCGAATGTGAAACCTGCCTGTCGGAAGATCTGCGCGACAAGCGTCTGCGTGTCTCGATCTTGATCGAGCATTCCGGGCAGCAGATTCTTGTCGATACGTCGATCGATTTTCGTCAGCAGGCTTTGCGCGCCAAGATCAAGCGTCTCGACGCGGTCTTTATCACCCATTGTCACGTCGATCACGTCTTCGGACTCGACGACATCAGGCCTTTCAATTTCCGCCACGGCGCGATGGGCGTTTATGCCAACGAGATCGCGTGGAAAGACCTGAAACGCATTTTCAAGTATATCTTCGAACCGACGCATTTCGGCGGCGGACTGCCGCAACTGATTCCGCACACGGTTGTTCATAATTCAACTTTTTCGTTCGGCAAAGATCTTGAAGTAACGCCGCTGGAGGTAATCCACGGGAAACTTCCGGTAATCGCGTATCGCTTCAACGATTTCGCCTATGCAACAGATCTCAAAACGATCCCGTCGGACTCGTTGGAAGCGCTGCGCGATCTCGACGTACTTGTTCTTGACTGCGTCAGGTTCAAGCCGCACTCGACGCATCTTTGTCTGGAGGAAGCGCTCGCATACATCGAGGACTTGAAACCGAAGCGCGCATTTTTGACGCATTTGAATCACGACGTCCTGCACGCGCGGGATGCGCGGTTGTTGCCTGACAACGTCGAGTTTGCGTACGATGAGTTGGTTATTGAATAG
- the tkt gene encoding transketolase, with the protein MTQQSIEQLSINTIRTLSLDAIQKANSGHPGLPLGAAPMAYVLWTKFLWHNPKNPKWFNRDRFILSGGHGSMLIYSLLHLTGYDSVSLDDIKNFRQFGSPTPGHPENHLTAGVEVTTGPLGQGFANGVGMAIASAHLAATYNRDEFPVVDNYIYAICSDGDLMEGISYEAASVAGHLGLGNLIYLYDDNEITIEGSTDLAFTEDVTKRFESCGWHVVVVEDGNDLAAIESAILEAQEVNDKPSLIRVKTVIGFGMPRQGTNKAHSDAPGEEAVRETKRNLGWDENAQFYVPDEVYEHFRGAIAAGAELEAEWNERVAAYSERYPDDARSFGLIAAGELPPDWESALPAFGNVEAKATRAYSGEVINAIADKLPALIGGSADLAPSNNTSIKNSTGLQAGNYQGRIVHFGIREHAMGSLMNGIALYGGLIPYGGTFMTFSDYMRPAIRLAALSNAQCIYVFTHDSIGLGEDGPTHQSVEHLAALRAIPNLAVIRPADAHETREAWRIAINRRHAPTAFAFSRQKVAVIDRTRFASAEATSKGAYVLAEASNGSPKLIIIATGSEVGLALEARERLEADGIATRVVSMPCWEFFDEQSVDYRESVLPRSITARLAIEAGVSMGWSKYAGETLTVDKFGASAPAEVVFREYGFTVENAVAMAKRLV; encoded by the coding sequence ATGACACAACAATCGATCGAACAACTTTCAATCAACACCATTCGCACGCTTTCGCTCGATGCGATCCAGAAGGCGAATTCCGGCCATCCGGGCTTGCCGCTCGGCGCCGCGCCGATGGCTTATGTGCTGTGGACGAAATTCCTCTGGCACAACCCGAAAAATCCGAAGTGGTTCAACCGTGACCGGTTCATTCTTTCCGGCGGACACGGATCGATGCTGATCTACAGCCTGCTGCATTTGACCGGCTACGATTCCGTTTCGCTCGACGATATCAAGAACTTCCGTCAATTCGGTTCCCCGACGCCGGGCCATCCCGAAAACCATCTGACGGCAGGAGTTGAAGTCACGACCGGACCGCTTGGCCAGGGATTCGCAAACGGTGTCGGGATGGCGATCGCGTCGGCGCATCTCGCTGCGACCTACAACCGCGACGAGTTTCCGGTGGTCGACAACTACATTTACGCGATCTGCTCGGACGGTGACCTGATGGAAGGGATCTCGTACGAAGCGGCCTCGGTCGCCGGCCATCTCGGACTCGGAAACCTGATCTATCTTTACGACGACAACGAGATCACGATCGAAGGCTCGACCGATCTCGCGTTTACCGAGGACGTCACCAAACGATTCGAATCCTGCGGCTGGCACGTCGTGGTCGTCGAAGACGGCAACGATCTGGCGGCGATCGAGTCGGCGATCCTCGAAGCTCAGGAAGTCAACGACAAACCCTCGCTGATCCGGGTCAAGACTGTCATCGGATTCGGAATGCCGCGTCAGGGCACGAACAAAGCGCATTCCGATGCGCCGGGCGAGGAAGCCGTCCGCGAGACCAAACGAAATCTCGGTTGGGACGAGAACGCGCAGTTCTACGTCCCCGACGAGGTTTACGAACATTTCCGCGGGGCGATCGCCGCCGGTGCCGAGCTTGAAGCGGAATGGAACGAACGCGTCGCGGCCTACTCGGAAAGATATCCCGATGACGCGCGGTCGTTCGGTTTGATCGCGGCCGGCGAACTTCCGCCAGATTGGGAATCGGCTTTGCCGGCGTTCGGGAATGTTGAGGCCAAGGCGACGCGCGCCTACTCCGGCGAAGTCATCAACGCGATCGCCGACAAGTTGCCGGCGCTGATCGGCGGTTCGGCCGACCTCGCTCCGTCGAACAACACGAGCATCAAGAATTCGACAGGATTGCAGGCCGGAAATTATCAGGGCCGCATAGTTCATTTCGGAATTCGCGAACATGCGATGGGCTCGCTGATGAATGGCATCGCACTCTACGGCGGACTGATTCCGTACGGCGGAACGTTTATGACTTTCTCCGACTATATGCGGCCCGCGATCCGCCTCGCAGCGCTTTCAAACGCGCAGTGCATTTATGTCTTCACGCACGATTCGATCGGCCTTGGCGAAGACGGTCCGACGCACCAGTCGGTCGAACATCTCGCGGCGCTCCGCGCGATCCCGAATCTCGCCGTCATTCGTCCCGCGGACGCGCACGAAACGCGCGAAGCCTGGCGAATCGCGATCAATCGCCGGCACGCGCCGACGGCGTTCGCGTTCTCGCGCCAGAAGGTAGCGGTTATCGATCGCACGAGATTCGCGTCAGCCGAAGCGACGTCAAAGGGAGCATACGTCCTTGCCGAAGCGTCAAACGGATCGCCGAAACTGATCATCATCGCCACCGGTTCAGAAGTCGGCTTGGCTCTCGAAGCGCGCGAACGGCTCGAAGCCGACGGAATCGCGACGCGCGTCGTTTCGATGCCCTGCTGGGAGTTCTTTGACGAGCAATCGGTCGATTATCGCGAATCGGTTCTTCCAAGATCGATCACCGCGCGACTCGCGATCGAAGCCGGTGTTTCGATGGGTTGGTCGAAATATGCCGGAGAGACGCTGACCGTCGACAAATTCGGCGCATCGGCGCCGGCCGAGGTCGTTTTCCGCGAATACGGATTTACGGTCGAGAACGCTGTCGCGATGGCGAAACGGCTGGTTTGA
- a CDS encoding LD-carboxypeptidase, with product MNRRELLKAAVVLPFLAPAALAGKSRSKLIKPKRIAGGDTIGVVAPSSGLSKEDFDKAIGNLESMGFRTKIGKSARARNGFLAGTDKERLDDLHAAFADKDVKAVWCLRGGYGAGRILPQIDFKLIAANPKILIGYSDITALHLAISQNTGLVTFHGPVATSAPVDYTKNNTLNVLMNPTATYRIELSEYNRTQASNLFKTEVITAGKARGRLTGGNLSLVSALAGTPYGLRDTKGKLLFLEDVGEQPYRIDRMLTQLRQSIDMKQLSGIALGVFEDCNPKAPDTQSLIDVLRDRLGDLGIPVIYGLSFGHIREQFTLPMGIEAEMDTATATVTFLEPAVS from the coding sequence ATGAACAGAAGAGAACTATTGAAGGCGGCTGTCGTGCTGCCGTTTCTGGCGCCGGCGGCTCTCGCCGGAAAATCAAGATCGAAATTGATCAAACCGAAACGGATTGCCGGCGGCGACACAATCGGCGTCGTTGCTCCGTCAAGCGGTCTGAGCAAGGAAGATTTCGACAAAGCCATCGGGAATCTCGAGTCGATGGGATTCAGGACGAAGATCGGCAAATCGGCCCGCGCGCGAAACGGATTTCTCGCCGGAACAGACAAAGAACGGCTCGATGATCTGCACGCCGCCTTTGCAGACAAAGACGTAAAAGCTGTCTGGTGCCTCCGCGGCGGTTACGGTGCCGGGCGGATTCTGCCGCAGATCGATTTCAAGTTGATCGCCGCCAATCCGAAGATCCTGATCGGATACTCCGACATCACTGCGCTTCATCTCGCGATCTCGCAGAACACCGGACTCGTCACGTTTCACGGCCCGGTCGCGACATCAGCGCCGGTCGATTACACCAAAAACAACACGCTCAATGTTTTGATGAATCCGACGGCGACTTACAGGATCGAACTTTCGGAATACAATCGTACGCAGGCTTCCAATCTGTTCAAAACGGAAGTCATCACGGCCGGAAAGGCCCGCGGGCGACTGACCGGCGGCAACCTTTCGCTCGTCAGCGCGCTTGCCGGAACGCCATACGGATTGCGCGACACGAAGGGAAAACTCCTGTTCCTTGAAGACGTCGGCGAGCAACCGTACCGGATCGACCGAATGCTGACACAGCTTCGTCAGTCGATCGATATGAAGCAACTTTCGGGCATCGCGCTCGGCGTTTTCGAAGACTGCAACCCGAAAGCTCCAGACACGCAATCGCTGATCGATGTTTTGCGCGACCGACTCGGCGATCTCGGGATTCCGGTGATCTACGGATTGTCGTTCGGCCATATCCGCGAACAATTCACGCTGCCGATGGGGATCGAAGCCGAGATGGACACCGCGACGGCGACCGTAACGTTCCTGGAACCGGCGGTTAGTTGA
- a CDS encoding DUF1844 domain-containing protein, which produces MSETEEEQHVVKVKDRRRFNIDGSIREGFEREPEPIREEPKAIEPVDTTSPEPEQIESAGISESEEIPGAEDPASFVNFLSTLATNAAAALGAMPHPATGQRQLDLDSGKYWLDVLGMLRDKTKGNLHPQEARLLDGLLADLRMQYVKLVRATEERLKQQAAKKFSASDILGKK; this is translated from the coding sequence ATGAGCGAAACAGAAGAAGAACAACACGTTGTCAAGGTCAAGGACCGACGCAGATTCAACATCGACGGAAGTATTCGGGAAGGATTTGAGAGAGAGCCTGAACCGATTCGCGAAGAGCCGAAGGCGATCGAACCCGTGGATACCACTTCACCGGAGCCCGAGCAAATCGAATCGGCCGGGATTTCTGAAAGTGAAGAGATCCCCGGCGCGGAGGATCCGGCAAGTTTCGTTAATTTCCTTTCGACGCTCGCGACGAACGCCGCCGCCGCGCTTGGCGCGATGCCGCACCCGGCGACCGGTCAGCGTCAACTCGACCTCGATTCGGGAAAATACTGGCTCGACGTCCTCGGGATGCTCCGCGACAAGACCAAGGGAAATCTTCACCCGCAAGAAGCGCGATTGCTGGACGGACTTCTCGCCGACCTTCGGATGCAATATGTGAAACTCGTCCGCGCGACGGAAGAACGCCTGAAACAGCAAGCCGCGAAGAAATTCTCAGCGAGCGATATTCTTGGGAAGAAATGA
- a CDS encoding response regulator transcription factor, whose amino-acid sequence MTDRKRVLVIENQKLVRLGIASVLNDEFEVVGEAETGAHGFELFRELRPDVTILGLRLTDSCAIDFLDDFFLEEQRARIIILADHAGDSEISRALKKGALGYICKDVSPEALIKALHSVASGKKFIPTEIAAVLSEHAGSDELTKAETRTLQMIVGGMSNKEIAFALDVSENTVKTHIKNIFQKLGVSDRTSAATTAIKRGLVRIDV is encoded by the coding sequence ATGACTGATCGAAAGCGCGTTCTCGTCATCGAAAATCAGAAACTCGTGCGGTTGGGAATCGCATCGGTCTTGAATGACGAGTTTGAGGTCGTCGGCGAAGCCGAAACAGGCGCGCACGGATTCGAGCTTTTCCGCGAACTTCGTCCGGACGTGACGATCCTCGGTCTGCGTCTTACGGATTCCTGCGCGATCGATTTTCTCGACGACTTTTTTCTTGAAGAGCAACGCGCGAGGATCATTATTTTGGCTGATCATGCGGGCGATTCGGAAATCAGCCGGGCGCTGAAAAAGGGCGCGTTGGGCTACATCTGCAAAGACGTTTCGCCGGAAGCTTTGATAAAAGCATTGCACTCGGTCGCGAGCGGAAAAAAGTTCATCCCGACCGAGATCGCGGCGGTTCTGAGCGAGCACGCCGGCAGCGACGAACTGACGAAGGCCGAAACACGGACGCTGCAGATGATCGTCGGCGGTATGAGCAACAAAGAGATCGCGTTCGCGCTCGACGTTTCGGAAAATACGGTCAAAACGCATATCAAGAACATCTTTCAGAAACTCGGCGTTTCCGACCGGACTTCGGCCGCGACGACCGCGATCAAACGCGGGTTGGTTCGTATCGACGTCTAA
- a CDS encoding bifunctional riboflavin kinase/FAD synthetase translates to MKVFHGTDNAGILRGTVLTLGVFDGLHLGHQRIMQTVVERAVATGTVPTVITFDPHPRAVLHPKNAPPLLQTLDQRLANFEFLGVKQAIVIRFDERFASIDAENFLADVAHERLQAREIYLGAGFAFGKNRGGNIGLLREMSEKLGFVADEVEEVQLRGTRISSSKIRELLADGQVSIARSMLGRPYGVEGQIIHGLKRGRTIGFPTANLKPVNRVIPKFGVYATATLIDGVWRRSITNVGVRPTFDDETMPSIETFVFDFDGDLYGDVLRVRFLHRIRDERRFNGIDELKAQIQKDSNRALGYFGRKGVMNQLELT, encoded by the coding sequence ATGAAAGTCTTTCACGGAACCGACAATGCAGGAATTTTGCGCGGGACGGTGCTGACGCTCGGCGTTTTCGACGGACTGCATCTCGGACACCAGCGGATAATGCAGACGGTCGTCGAACGCGCCGTTGCGACGGGAACCGTTCCGACGGTCATCACGTTCGATCCCCATCCGCGCGCCGTGCTTCACCCGAAGAACGCGCCGCCGCTTCTTCAAACGCTCGACCAACGGCTCGCAAATTTCGAATTTCTGGGGGTAAAACAGGCGATCGTCATTCGTTTCGACGAACGTTTTGCGTCAATCGACGCCGAAAATTTCCTCGCCGACGTCGCGCACGAACGGCTGCAGGCGCGCGAGATCTATCTCGGAGCGGGCTTCGCGTTCGGGAAGAACCGGGGCGGCAACATCGGTCTGCTGCGCGAAATGAGCGAGAAACTCGGATTCGTCGCGGATGAGGTCGAAGAGGTTCAACTTCGGGGAACTCGCATATCTTCGTCGAAGATCCGCGAACTCCTTGCCGACGGCCAGGTCAGTATCGCGCGCAGCATGCTCGGCCGGCCGTACGGCGTCGAAGGCCAGATCATCCACGGTCTGAAGCGCGGTCGGACGATCGGATTTCCGACCGCGAACCTCAAACCCGTCAACCGCGTGATCCCGAAATTCGGAGTTTATGCGACGGCGACCTTGATCGACGGGGTTTGGCGGCGGAGCATCACGAACGTCGGCGTCCGGCCGACGTTCGATGACGAGACGATGCCTTCCATCGAAACATTCGTCTTCGATTTCGACGGCGATCTTTACGGCGACGTCCTGCGCGTCCGGTTCCTCCATCGCATCCGCGACGAACGCAGATTCAACGGCATCGACGAACTCAAGGCGCAAATTCAAAAAGACTCCAACCGCGCGCTCGGCTATTTTGGCCGGAAAGGCGTAATGAATCAGTTAGAGCTAACATAG
- a CDS encoding pirin family protein → MIKIRRSKERGHANYGWLDTFHTFSFNTYYDPEFMGFRSLRVINEDYIEPAQGFPTHGHRDMEILTYVIRGELSHKDSMGNGTTILPDEVQRMTAGTGVMHSEFSSPTDQTHLLQIWILPEAKDLTPGYEQTAFPRDDKRGKLKLVASRGGSDGSVTINQDVSLYSSVLAKGESIVFEPAQDRHVWIQLISGNLSVNGEYLEPGDGAAISQETRLDIAAAADESEFLLFDLN, encoded by the coding sequence ATGATCAAAATCAGACGAAGCAAAGAACGCGGTCACGCCAATTACGGCTGGCTCGACACATTTCATACGTTTTCATTCAACACCTATTACGACCCCGAATTTATGGGATTTCGCAGCCTGCGGGTCATCAACGAGGATTACATCGAACCGGCGCAAGGGTTTCCAACGCACGGGCACCGCGATATGGAGATTCTGACATACGTCATCCGCGGCGAGCTTTCGCATAAGGACTCAATGGGCAACGGGACGACGATCTTGCCTGACGAGGTCCAGCGGATGACCGCCGGAACGGGCGTGATGCACAGCGAATTCAGTTCGCCGACCGATCAGACGCATCTTTTGCAGATCTGGATCCTGCCCGAAGCCAAAGATCTTACGCCCGGCTACGAGCAGACCGCATTCCCACGCGACGATAAGCGCGGCAAACTCAAACTCGTCGCCTCGCGCGGCGGTTCCGATGGCTCGGTGACGATCAACCAGGACGTCTCTCTGTATTCATCGGTCTTGGCGAAGGGCGAATCGATTGTTTTTGAACCGGCGCAAGATCGCCACGTTTGGATTCAATTGATCTCCGGGAATCTGTCGGTCAACGGCGAGTATCTCGAGCCCGGCGACGGCGCTGCGATCAGCCAGGAAACGCGTCTCGATATCGCGGCGGCCGCGGATGAGTCGGAGTTTCTGCTTTTTGATCTGAACTAA
- a CDS encoding gluconokinase, with the protein MNSYTLAMDIGTSSVRAALYDANADAVPETFVKNERRLSETDDGGAELDATEALSQVETAIDEVLAKSADRRIELAAASSFWHSLVGIDRDGNPTTKVFAWAENRPSKYVAELRKTFVESAIHNRTGAHFHSSFWPAKLLWLQREQPEAFARTTHWISFSDLVLLRFCGKLRTSVSMASATGIFDQRRCCWDDEIINFLGLNVENFSTIVASDLETFGLSEDYAKRWPRLANTRWLPAIGDGAANNIGASCVSRDKAALMIGTSGAMRVAYEGEVPETIPDGLWCYRIDRRRVIIGGALSDGGGLYRWLKDNLRLNGTDDDIESEIATRAPAAHGLTFLPFLFGERSTGYHENARGAVIGLRAATDSIDIVRAGLESVAYRFADILDRLNQVVEIREIVASGGALRESPVWTQIIADVLGRDLFLPDTREASSRGAVLFASEIFGVNSSKSTALPLGSHYRCNIRNRSTYEEARNRHRSLYERISA; encoded by the coding sequence ATGAATTCTTACACTCTGGCAATGGATATCGGCACGTCGAGCGTTCGCGCGGCGCTCTATGATGCGAATGCCGACGCCGTACCCGAGACCTTTGTGAAGAACGAACGGCGTTTATCCGAAACGGACGATGGCGGTGCGGAACTCGACGCGACCGAAGCGCTCTCACAGGTCGAAACGGCGATCGATGAAGTATTGGCGAAGTCCGCCGATCGCCGTATCGAATTGGCCGCGGCTTCATCGTTCTGGCACAGCCTTGTTGGAATTGACCGCGATGGCAATCCGACGACGAAAGTCTTTGCCTGGGCGGAGAACCGACCGTCAAAGTATGTCGCCGAGCTTCGCAAGACATTCGTTGAAAGCGCGATCCACAACCGAACCGGCGCTCATTTTCATTCGAGCTTTTGGCCCGCGAAACTGCTCTGGCTGCAGCGCGAACAACCCGAGGCCTTTGCGCGAACCACACACTGGATCTCGTTCAGCGATCTGGTTCTGCTGAGATTCTGCGGCAAATTGCGGACGAGCGTTTCAATGGCGTCGGCGACCGGAATCTTCGACCAGCGCCGTTGTTGCTGGGACGATGAAATAATCAATTTCCTCGGCTTGAACGTCGAAAACTTTTCGACAATCGTCGCATCCGACCTGGAAACCTTCGGACTTTCGGAAGATTACGCCAAACGCTGGCCTCGGCTTGCGAACACGCGATGGTTGCCGGCGATCGGCGACGGCGCGGCAAACAATATCGGCGCCAGCTGCGTGAGCCGTGATAAAGCGGCGTTGATGATCGGAACGTCGGGCGCGATGCGTGTCGCGTACGAGGGTGAAGTGCCGGAAACAATACCGGACGGACTCTGGTGTTACCGGATCGACCGCCGGCGCGTCATCATCGGCGGCGCTCTCTCGGACGGCGGCGGACTTTACCGTTGGCTCAAGGACAACTTACGGCTGAACGGAACAGACGACGACATCGAGTCGGAGATCGCGACTCGCGCGCCGGCGGCACACGGTCTGACGTTCCTGCCGTTTCTTTTCGGCGAGCGCAGCACCGGTTATCACGAAAACGCGCGCGGAGCGGTGATCGGACTACGTGCTGCGACCGATTCGATCGATATCGTTCGCGCTGGGCTCGAATCGGTCGCGTATCGATTCGCTGATATCCTCGATCGGCTGAATCAGGTCGTCGAGATCCGCGAGATCGTTGCCTCGGGCGGCGCGTTGCGCGAATCGCCGGTCTGGACCCAGATCATCGCCGATGTTCTCGGCCGCGATCTTTTTCTGCCGGATACACGCGAAGCGTCGTCTCGCGGCGCGGTATTGTTTGCGTCGGAAATTTTCGGCGTCAACTCATCGAAATCGACGGCACTTCCGCTCGGCTCGCATTATCGCTGCAATATCCGCAATCGTTCGACTTATGAAGAAGCGAGAAATCGCCACCGGAGTCTTTACGAACGCATATCGGCATAA